The proteins below come from a single Rosa rugosa chromosome 2, drRosRugo1.1, whole genome shotgun sequence genomic window:
- the LOC133732612 gene encoding receptor-like protein 2, whose translation MRTMALQPNHLVPYGILLFICFISSVISTNHGCNKMDHDSLRSSFDMLSRLNWSSSDCCHWEGITCDEDGRVTSLLLPSKGIQGGISPSLGNLTHLSHLNLSQNQLSGPLGTGLFSSLSHLEVLDLSYNQLSGELASIPSIYIRVVDLSSNLFNGTTPSSFLKHASNLSSLNVSNNLISGQIPSTICLSSSLVKILDFSKNEFNGMIPLGLGNCSKLEVFRAGFNSLSGTLPSDLYNPLTIQEISLPSNKLFGSISDNIVNLTNLTILEIYFNQLSGTLPSHIGKLSKLKLMLLHFNNLQGFLPPSLMSCTNLVELNLGFNRLEGNISALDFSKLGQLAKLDFASNHFTGVLPISLYSCKSLGALRLSSNDLEGQIQPEILSLESLSFLSLSWNRLTNVTGAMKILMGFKSLGVIIISRNFLGEELPDGDANIGLVFKNLRVFGIADCQLTGQIPRWLSNLKKLEALDLSSNRLTGSIPGWLGNLPSLFFISLNNNSFSGELPKELSRLQALQSQKAAPHGHGYFELPIYTQRTNASITVMQYNYLSNLPRAIYLRNNSLSGRIPIEIGHLQLLHEFDLSVNNLVGDIPNQMSNLTNLERLDLSRNHLSGGIPASLSNLNFLASFSVAYNNLQGQIPSGTQLQGFNATAFEGNPGLCGFPLPNHCQQTNGSSITKNTEDGHDNGHEIQWLHFSVAFGFIIGFWGVCGPLVLSRSLRFAYFQFLSSVKSRFFG comes from the coding sequence ATGAGAACCATGGCATTGCAGCCTAATCATCTCGTGCCTTATGGTATTCTCCTCTTCATCTGTTTTATCTCAAGTGTCATCTCTACAAACCATGGATGCAACAAAATGGATCATGACTCTCTTCGGTCCTCTTTCGATATGCTTTCTCGTTTAAATTGGTCTTCAAGTGATTGTTGTCACTGGGAGGGCATCACTTGTGATGAGGATGGTAGGGTAACAAGtttattattaccctccaaagGGATCCAAGGAGGCATTTCACCTTCACTTGGAAACCTAACACATCTCTCCCACCTCAATCTCTCCCAAAATCAACTCTCCGGTCCTCTAGGGACTGGACTCTTTTCATCCCTGAGTCACCTCGAGGTCCTTGATTTGAGCTATAACCAACTTTCGGGAGAGTTAGCCTCAATACCATCCATTTATATTCGAGTGGTGGACTTGTCCAGCAATCTATTCAATGGAACAACTCCATCTTCATTCCTAAAGCATGCCTCGAATTTGAGTAGTCTAAATGTCAGCAACAATCTCATTAGTGGCCAAATTCCATCCACTAtctgtctttcttcttctttggttaaAATTTTGGATTTCTCCAAAAATGAATTCAATGGTATGATTCCTCTTGGGTTAGGGAACTGTTCGAAATTGGAGGTCTTTCGTGCAGGGTTTAATAGTCTCTCAGGGACCCTTCCTAGTGATCTTTACAATCCTCTAACCATTCAGGAAATTTCATTGCCATCGAATAAGCTTTTCGGATCCATTAGTGATAACATTGTCAATCTTACTAACCTTACAATCCTGGAGATCTACTTCAATCAGCTGAGTGGAACACTTCCTTCCCACATTGGGAAACTCTCCAAATTGAAACTCATGCTCCTTCATTTCAACAACCTCCAAGGTTTTCTACCTCCTTCTTTGATGAGTTGCACAAATCTTGTGGAACTAAATCTTGGATTTAACCGCTTGGAAGGAAATATTTCGGCTCTTGATTTTTCCAAACTTGGTCAACTTGCTAAACTTGATTTTGCCAGTAATCACTTCACCGGTGTCTTGCCAATAAGCCTTTACTCATGCAAGTCACTGGGAGCACTTCGACTGAGCTCAAACGATCTAGAGGGACAAATACAACCTGAGATTCTTTCACTAGAGTCCTTGTCCTTCCTCTCGCTTTCATGGAACAGACTGACCAATGTCACAGGGGCAATGAAGATATTGATGGGTTTCAAAAGTCTCGGGGTAATCATCATTTCACGGAATTTTCTAGGTGAAGAACTGCCAGATGGTGATGCCAATATTGGTTTGGTGTTTAAAAATCTCCGAGTTTTTGGTATAGCTGACTGCCAACTTACCGGTCAAATACCTAGATGGTTGTCCAACCTCAAGAAACTAGAAGCTTTGGATCTATCTTCTAATAGACTCACAGGATCAATACCTGGTTGGTTGGGGAATCTTCCAAGTCTCTTTTTCATAAGCTTGAATAATAACTCATTTTCAGGTGAACTTCCAAAGGAACTTTCCAGATTACAAGCATTACAATCACAAAAGGCTGCACCTCATGGCCATGGCTACTTTGAATTGCCAATCTACACTCAACGCACAAATGCATCCATTACTGTCATGCAGTACAACTATCTTTCCAACTTGCCGCGAGCAATTTACCTCAGGAACAACAGTCTAAGTGGCAGAATACCAATTGAGATTGGTCATTTGCAACTTCTTCATGAGTTTGATCTTAGTGTCAACAACTTGGTTGGAGACATTCCCAACCAGATGTCTAACCTCACAAACTTGGAGAGATTAGACCTCTCAAGAAATCACTTGTCAGGTGGAATCCCAGCTTCACTATCaaatcttaatttcttggcTTCATTTAGTGTTGCATACAATAATCTCCAAGGACAAATACCATCAGGCACTCAGCTCCAAGGCTTCAACGCCACTGCCTTTGAGGGGAACCCCGGACTTTGTGGCTTCCCACTTCCAAATCATTGTCAACAGACGAATGGAAGTAGTATTACTAAGAATACTGAAGATGGACATGACAATGGGCATGAAATTCAGTGGCTTCATTTTTCTGTCGCATTTGGTTTCATTATAGGGTTTTGGGGAGTTTGTGGCCCTTTAGTGTTGAGCAGATCATTGAGATTTGCATATTTCCAGTTTTTATCCAGTGTTAAATCTCGCTTTTTCGGTTAG